The Phalacrocorax aristotelis chromosome 2, bGulAri2.1, whole genome shotgun sequence region TGCAGTACTTCTTGTGAAATGGTTTTCTCTATAGGCTTTCTCATTGCTGAGGCCTGAACTTTGACAAAGTTAAGTATATTAAATAAAGCCGATTTGCGCAAAGGCTATTATCGATAAGACATTAAATGGGTAGTCTTAATGGAAGGTATCTGTAGTGCTAAGACTTGGAGGTCGCAGGTCACTTATTTAATgctttgtctcttcttttttcctttcccctttgtgtttgtttttttttttacgtggTAGTCCTAAGTAAATATCTCTGACAGCTAACCCTGCTGTTTGTttggcccccccccccccccttttttgtcttccttctaCCCAGCGAGACTGCCTCAAAATGTCTCTCTATCCTTCCTTGGAAGATCTGAAGGTGGACAAAGTTATTCAGGTATGGTGGGCTTTAATAAGATGGGTTTTAATGATGATAATATATCCGATGGTATTTAATCCAGGGAAGGGGAGACTCTTACAGTAGGCGAGAGTTTGTTTCACCATTGCACTCTAAATGGGGAAGAACAAACTGTTTACTTTGTAGCTTGATTGTAATATGATTAATGCTTATTTTACTGCTGTTGGgtagatttattttgttttatatattcaTTTTTAGTCATTtgtctttaatgttttgatatgtttgcttttttgaagTATAGATACTTTGTCTACTTGACAAACATAGTCTTGTTTCATACTTCAGCTCTAATGTGATGAATAGATATTGACTGTAGAACTAATAAATATGCTGTGCTTCATTTCTGGTGTCCAGACCTGTGGCAGAAAGGTTTCACGGTCAGCTGGGCACTATAAAAGAGCACTGGCTCTCTTAATGTCATCTGGAATCACAGACTTGTCCTCTAGCTATTTCATGGTAGTGATCAGTTCTCTCAATACTTCCAAGATTGTCACACTTGTGTAAAGCCCTTTCTGTGTAAGAATACTGGTAGCTTTATTATTAGACAAGATGAGGGTGAAAAAATATCTGCGAAaccaaataatgaaaaacattttaatgaacaaACTCCATGAGAAATTTGATGCAAATGTACTTTACAAGgagtttctttgctttcttcagccttttagctagcttccatttttctttcctaaacttAAATAGATTCCTTCCCAGTTTAAACAACAGCAGTGAGTTATACTGCTGCTTCTGTCGTCCTTCTCATTGGGAAGTAATCAGGCAAACTGCACAAAACAGCTAATTAGCTCTCCTGTGCTGTCCCAAAGTGGAGTTCCTCAGTCTCACCTGTGTTTGTATGTGTGGGGTGAGGCTCTTGAAGTTGTGGGCAGCTGTGTTGGGATTTCTTCATGTGtctgcccaccccaccccattCTTCTTATCTTACCAGAGTCCTTTATCTATGGTCCGATAAtgctgaactaaaaaaaaaacagcctggACCCAAGAATGTGCTCCTCTGGCCTTATAAAGACCAACTGCTAGAGTTCATAtgtaaaaactaaaaatattaaatgtagtATTTCTACTGCTTTTGTGACCACTGAATGAAACAGTAAGGAAATGTAAGCAGGGTATCTCTATACGAAATCCTGTAAACCTTGAACCATAGATATATGTTCTGTTGTTTCATAGAGCAGGGACTCTTTTTGTATGTTGTCTTCTTGCCCACATGCTCAGCAGGGTTTATGAACTTGGGCAGAGTACCTTGTTTGAGTTAGTACACCTGTAGTCTATTGTGGGGTTTCACAGGCAAATAAGAGTAAACCCTATAGAGGTTTCTGTAGGGAGCATAACAAATTGTTCTGTTAAGCTAGTTTAATCGTTGGTGACACTGTAATATCAAAAGTCAGTTTTCTAGAAATCAGTTCATGTGGGACAGATGCTTTCTGTCATACTTAAAGATGCCTGTCCACTCCAAGTTTAAATTAGGATTTCACAAAGTTCTACCACTTGTTAAGTGGCATGTTAAGCAAGATGGCCTGTGAGAAAATTCGTGTGGGGGTGGGAGAGAAAGGAGGTAGAGGCAAGAGCATTTGGTTACAAATCCCCAGTGCAGAGGCTGGGGTGTTCTTATTGCCATCATCAGTGGGAAGACTGCCCTTCAGCAGTTGCGTGATGGCATCTTGCTCCTCCTGACTGTAGTAGGAACTAAGGGGGTGATGGGCTGTCTATTGAGTATAGCTGTGAGAGAGGGGAAGTAAATAGTGTTGTTGCTAAATACCATTCTTTCAAGAGTAAGCAATTCCATTTTCCCTGGTATTTTTAGTAGCAAAGGCTAAGTTATTTGCTTTTCCCAAAAAGTGCATTACAAAAACTCTGTCCTTGTAAATATGTCTGAGCGCACTCTTAGGAGAAAGGAGGCAGAGTACGGAAAGGCAAAGTCCACATCCACAACAAGTGATTGAGATTAAAATGATTGCTGGTTAAAACAGACTTATTACATTAAATATTCTAACCTGTTCTTTTAGTCCAGGTTTTGAGTTGGAGGCTATTCTTCTAAATACATCTGATACTGATAAATAATGAGTCATTCTTgctctgaaacttttttttctaaaaacagcTTCCTGGAGAGTACAGGACTACGAAGTCTTCTATTTTTAAGCACGATTTCCTTAAAAACATTAAGTAATTTGGCCATCATGTTGTGTTAGATGATTTATGTGTCCTCTTCAGCATTATGTTTCACTATGCACTTAGTAATTTCCCTCCCACCTTTGATGTTCAACCTCAGGAAGGCTATTGGGATAGCTATTTCCACCACACTTAACAGGCTTCTGTAAAGTAGTGTGTTTCACTGGTCGTGGTTACACAAGGCCAAAAAAGTAGTAGCTGAGGTattgaaaaggaaggaaactggATTACTTTAATACAGTCTTATATTTGTGAGTCAGTAAGCAATATAGAAGCTAAGTGTGTTCACTGCTGTGGCACcttctgtagaaaaataattttagaaggTCCCATTTCTTTGAGAAGGTATTAAACTAGTAGTATTGGGCTGTGTGTAATTTAACTTGTAACCATTAAGGGCCTGTAGCAGAACCCATGAATAACACTTGTAAAtggtgaagagagaaaaatagctgctatccagctgaaaaaaaacctaatcaTAAAGCACTCAGCCAAAGGTCATACCTTAAAACTTAATTATAAAGCTTTGACAGCCAAGTTTAATATGTCTTTTAAGGAGATCTTGTGCTCTTTAACCTGCTTAatgacaaaaccagaagagacTGACAATAAGGCCTTTCTGCATTATTACTGAGGAAGATAAAGTTGACCTACTGAAGTAGTTTGATACTACTACAGCATATTgtgttgaagaaaaatattgatttcaGAGCTTCAAGATGAATAATAACTAGCATGtacaagaagaaacaaaatacttaGTCTCCTGGCTGCATAATAAAGATTTCATAGATTTTTCTTGCACAAGATAATGCCTCtgagtaggtttttttttttgcttttaggcTCAGACTGCCTTTTCTTCAAATCCAGCTAATCCCGCAATCTTGTCTGAAGCTTCTGCTCCTATTCCTCATGATGGAGGTAAGCTCATGTACTGTATAGTATCCTAATGTTGTGAAAAGCAGTTGTGAATGCCTAAAGTTACAGTATGGTCAAAACCACCTATAAATATGTAATACCATTCACTAAGGGTGAGACCATGCCTTTTTGGAAAGGCcacttcccttccccccctcccccccacgcTGTCAACTTGCCCCGAACCTCCTTGGTAGACGTGCTATAGGTGTCAAAACACAGTGTTTGCCTATAAAAGGAAGTTGTGTCAAACACTAACCCTCCTCCTaactttaaaaaccttttcccGGTGGCCTATCATAACAAGATCTGTTGTTGGTACCATGTGAGCTCTCTTTAATTCTTACCTCAAACTTAGTTGTCCTTATTTATCAAGTGTATTTTTTGTAAGCTTTAGAGCAGCATGAGTCTGGGTGCCTTTCCTCTCCATATGAGCTTGCTTGggaacaaacacacacacatctcTGCCAATACAGAAGTGCCCAGCAAGGTAGAACTTAATCTTGTCAGGCTATCAACATAAAGCTTCCAGCAGATTTTTGGGGTTAAATGTCTGGTGGTTGTGCTACAGTACAATACTGTTTTTTGGAACTTACCACTGTGTGTCTAATGTTTGTGCCATAAAGGATGAATGaagaaactgaaactgaaagTTCTGTGTATGCTTTTTACATCAGAAGTGCTGCTTGTCTAGTTACTTTTCGAAGCTGAGCTAGAATAACAGACCTGATTCAAGTGGGTCCTCCATCAttactttcaaattaaatacattaCAATAGCACACGATTTGTTGAAGTAATTGTACATACGAACTGCTTGTTCTGTTAAACCAACAATTGTATTggtgggtgttttgttttctctcctatAGGCTTATACCCCAGACTGTATCCAGAACTTTCTCAGTATATGGGCCTGAGCCTCAGTGAGGAAGAGGTGCAGAGAAACTTAccagtggcagcagctgctcagccGCAGGGTGTAGGTACCAGTCAAGCAtgttttagaaagcaaaagCGTAAAGACTGTATATCTAGCGTTCTTGAGAGTAGACTGCTATCTGTCTTAAGTACCACACTTGACtgataaattatttgttttaagtAACAGTGCCTATTTTAATCTGGTCTTAAACTGAGCAGTGTATTTTCagtgttggggtggggggaagagctGGTGTTGTGATTTcatttgtgttggttttttttttttaaacatcacttAACGTAAGATAATGTAtaactatataaaaaaaagttgaaacTAAGTTGTctggctgttttgttttaatcagcAACTGGTAACACGACCTTCTACTAATTACATGGTAGCTCCAGTGACTGGAAATGATACTGGAATTCGCAGAGCAGAAATTAAGCAAGGCATCCGGGAAGCAATTTTATGTAAAGATCAAGATGGCAAAATTGGACTTCGCCTCAAGTCTGTTGACAATGTAAGTACAGAAGCTTGCTATTGCCTATAGAGATCTTACTGCTCGATTAATTTAGTAGTGAAGTTAGTGTATGGTCACAAACCTGTCTTTTGTATAATGCTTGTTTATCCATTATCAGAATTTTGAAATCCTTCATTAGATCAGTAACTAGATATCCAGCTGTCTGGGCTAGGATCTAAATTTACAGGGGCAATCTACTTCCATGTGTTTTATAGCACCTGCTAAACACTTGTAGTTtgtgttttttgggtttttttttttccattttggagCATGAACTTGTCCTTTTAGAGCTGCTGTGATACTTGCTAGCAGTTCAACACTTCTTGTCTCTGTCTTTGTGGAAACACTGGGCAGTACTTAAAGCTCAGCAGTAGGCAGAGAACTGCCCATGGCTTAGAAGTAGCTCTTTTATAGATTCTTGCAGTGTATTGCTGGTAGAAAAAAGTAAGGATAGTGAGGGTGTCATCTAACCTCTATGGAAAGTGTAATTTCAGAGTAGGCTTTTTTGAGTTTCCCTTAACATGATCATAGATGCAAGAAGATCCTTAAACCTGCTCTGGAGTTCCTctatttctgtatcttttgATTCTCAACATGGAAAATGTTACTCTGATTGTTCTCTGTCTCTGTGGGCCACTTAATCTgaatgttttgaaagaaaaaaaatgtactcaAGGTTTCATATAGGGTGAAAGTGCTGTCTGTATTTCTCTTAACCCAGGAAATGCTGGGGTTTTGTGAGAGTAGCATGTTTTTTTGCTGTGGTGtggtttttctgtgtgtgtttacCTTGATACACTTTACTTATTCTTTAGGGGTACTTTGACTTTAACAGCGTGGTTTTTTTACCTGAGGTGCTAGCAAGTCATAATCGATACAGTTGAAAACTAATGGGGTTGTGAAAGAATTAGAAATCTGCCATAGAGTTCGTAGCATTGCTGATCTATTTCTCCAGCTAACTATAGACTCTGTCTGGCAAAGGAATTATTCCTTAAATGCATAAGGAGATATGCAAATTTACCACTAATCCCTCTAGATTCACTAGACATGAACTATGATGAACTAGTTGCTCAGATTTCTTGTTAAAACAAGCAAGGTTTTAATGTTATGCTTGcgtcttttttttaatgtccagAGATCCAGACAGAACAGATTTGCCCATTTCTGAACTTTATTCTAGCATCACTACCTGTCAGTGTCTCAGACACCTAGAAACAGAGTGAAACTTCAAAAATGCCCCTTAAAGGAGAGACAATTAGCAAGTCCTTCTGTCCCTTTGGCTGGTATTGCGTAGAGAATGGAAAACTTCAAAGGGCTGTGTCTTCTGTCACTGGTTTTCATCTTTAAGGAAGAACTTtatctcccccttttttttccccccttttgtAGGGTATATTTGTCCAGTTAGTTCAGGCAAACTCTCCAGCATCCCTCGCTGGTCTGCGGTTTGGGGACCAAGTTCTGCAGATCAATGGTGAAAACTGTGCAGGATGGAGCTCTGACAAAGCACACAAAGTTCTGAAACAGGCTTCTGGAGAAAGGATTTCAATGATCATTCGGGACAGGTAAAGCCAACTGCAGATATGGATTGTCATTATCCATCTTGGAGTAATTCTGAGGGGTTTGGGTCtccccttgcttgagcaggacTGCAGGCATAACAAAATCTCTATGTCCATATACTTCAGTAGCAAAGATAGTCAGAAATGTTCCCTTTTGTAGGGAACAGTAAAATAGTAGTTAACTTGTATACTTCCAGTGCACACTTGCCTGGGCGGGGTGGGGCATAACATTTTTCAAGGTATACTAATGAGTGATAGCACAAGTCAGATTTAAACTCTGAATTCAAGAGTTATGCGCTTTGTTTTTTTGGACACGACTTTATTTTTGATTATACTAAttgaaaaagcagtaaaagatGGTACCAAATTATTTGCTGTATTAATGAATAAGTTTGCATTTCTATTTAGCATGATAGTTTTCTTGTGAACTCTGTTGCTTATGTATGAATTAATGCCAGTTTTGCTAAAAGTATGCTTGATGAACCAATACAGTCTTTTAATTGTATTAAGCAGTGAGCTTGTGACTAGCTGTATGTAGTAATAATACGTCAGATTCAACATAAGGTCTGTAGGCTATGAGAAGGCAGATGATACGGGATATGACTAGGTATACATCTCAAagctttttcagtgtttattcTTGTTTAAGAGCAAAATTTGACCCAGTGGAGGGTATGCTCCTTCTGTCAGGGCAGCTACTTTTATCATGTATTGGATCAAAATACCATGGTAGTAGAATCCCTGCTCTGTCTACCACTTCTGTGCCCAACTCCCCACTCCCTTCCAGGATTTACTAGCTTTTTAAGACATAATTTAAAGTTTTATTGTCTGTAAAGCAGTAGAAATCTTGTTGGGGAAGACTTACACTCTAGAATCCTGTGGTCTACctacagcttttaaaactgcttGCGCTATTTTTATTTACCTTGTAATATTTGtagaaaacttttttatttttagtggaCATTTGTGTTTAGTTGTGGTGGCTGGATGTTGCATAGGATTTCTGTATTATTATTAATCCAGATGGTGAAATGTCTTTAGAACAGGGAAAACAAGTAAAGTTAATAAACaagtatatattaatataacaatattaacaaaatgaagtttaaacCCAACTACTGTTCACTGCAGTTGATGTATGAGTCTTTTAGAGTACAACTACTTTTTGAAAGCCAAAGATGCTAAAATAGTGAGTGGTTCTTTCTGTGGTTTAGTAGCCTGAAAACATGGTTTTGCGTTTCAAATGTCTTATAGGCCTTTTGAACGAATTATTACTATGCATAAGGACAGCACAGGGCACGTTGGTTTCATATtcaagaatggaaaaataacCTCAATAGTGAAAGACAGTTCTGCTGCGAGAAATGGACTTCTTACAGAGCACAACATCTGTGAAATTAATGGCCAGAATGTAATCGGATTGAAGGTAAAATAAGTAGTATGTGGTGGGCGTGGATAGCTGTgagctttttgtgtgtgtacaggAACTGTGTTTTGGAGAGGGAAAGGATTGTAATATGTTGTTTAATGCTCAAAGTCAGTCATGAGAGGTAACTTAAGTGGGTTGGAGAGACATGTATGTTTTGAGTCATCTTCGCAGTTTTCTATCTGCATGCAAAGGCAACTcattctcttcctctctgcctcTGCCGGGCTAGGCTGACCCTCAGTTTTTATCTTTAGTCTAACTTTGCTGGCAAAGAATAAGCTTCCTCCTGCCAGCCCGTGTCAATTCTAGTAGGAATTCTGTGTATAACATCTGTATCTGTATCCCTTCTCTAGTCAGTTCGTGCAAGGTACTGATAACCAAACATCTATGAAGTGGTATTGCAGGTTCAGTGACTTGCCCTGAAGGTTAAGTACTCCAGGCAAGGAGTTGTGGGTCTCTTAAGCTGCATGAAATGTGTCTAGAAAAAGCCTGTGAACTGCTGCTTTATTATTCAGTTTGAATAATGTGCTCATATGACTTCTTGTTTAATAACAGGACCCCCAGATTGCAGACATCTTGGCAACAGCTGGAAATGTAGTGACCATTACTGTCATGCCTTCCAGTATTTATGAGTATATAATAAAGAGGTAAGTAATAAACAAAGCAGCTGTGGTGTTAATTATAATCAAGTTGACAGTGACTATTTTTTGTAggttaattaaaatgtaattaggTCTTATCATGAGTACAAGCTTAACGTGAAGGCTGGAGAGGGGGCAGAGGGAGTCTGAAAATTTGCTTAATCTGATGTTTTAGCCAAACCGGTGTGTGTTGGTTCTGTCTTTAAACTAATCTTACATGTTAGTGATgctcctttgccttttcttcatgTGGAAAAACCCTTTTCTAAATGTAATTTAACTAAACTTGAGTTTCCAAGAACTTCCAAGTACATGGATAACACAAGTACTTGCTACCTCGCaaataaaatgttgtttctATTGCAACTAATTCTGGTGACATAAACATGATTCTTGGCAGGATATAGTTGTGTTTTCTAATCCCTTGATAGCAGTGGCTTTCCACTGCTAAATCTCTTCTGCAAAAGTGTTTTTGAAGTTGCTGAAATTAATGCTTTGGGTATAACTGAGTGTGAGTTTCCCCCTTCTACTTGATATGCTCTTTctacaaaacagttttcagtCTTAAGACCCACCTTTCCCCCTGCTCTCCTTCCCTTATACTTGTGATACTACCCTGCACGTGTGCCCACATCCTCAAAGATGTCAATAACACAGCTCAGTTACAGGTAGAAATGTTGAATATCACGGGCTTCTCCAGGTGTGCAGTTTGCAGCTTTCTGTAGCAGCATATTTGTTGTCAGAAACTGTATTGAAGGGCTAGCACTGACAAACATAGAGCGATCAGAAGCTTTAGTCGTCTGCTGCAGTTGTCTTGCAAAATtaaatgccttttcctttcctttaggaTGGCAACTAGCATTATGAAGAGCCTGATGGATCACTCTGTTCCTGAAGTCTAAACTTGCatcacgtgtgtgtgtgtgtacatatatataatgATTCCACTAAACTTGGGCTGTTGTACTCagtgatttctttcttctgcacatGAGCCTTCCTGGAGGCTAAGAAGATATGCTGCATCAAGCATTTGCATCTATAATGGCTGGGAATGTTACAGTTCAACATATCTTGTTTATTCACAAACTGTAAAACTTGTAGCCTTATACGCTTGACAAATGGAAAATTCCAATTGTGTTATGACTTCTTCTTGTAGGTCTTTTTAGCTTACTACTACTATAAGCCATTGCAACTAAAGGAACCAGATATCACTTGCAAAGTTAGGTGGTGTTACCTAGAACAATGCTGTGCTTTGTACGTTTAAGACAAATGAGTATTTTTACTGCCTTCTGTCTGCAAGAGTAGATTTGAAGTAGTATATTAGAAGTATAGCTAGTCctagttatttttttgttctagtAAGTACTGTTTACACAAGAATGCCAGCTAAGCTGAATGTAGCTAAAGGCATCAGTAAGTAAGCATATTAAATCAAAAGTAGTGTACAGATACTTAAATCTTTTTATTACTTGTTATACAAATTGTAACTAATGCTCATCTCTTGCCTTAACCATGTTCTTAAGGATTCAGAAGTAACCAAATAAATGACTGAAACTTTACCTACTCTGTGTGCGTGCATGCATACTTCTTAAGATGAGCTAAGACAGGCTTGTTTAGTTGAGGTCAGTTCTAACCAACAACAAAGACAAGATAGGAAACCATTTAAAATAGCTTTCTAAATAAGCTCACTGCCTACAGTGTTGAAATGGTTCAAAAGGGTACAGCTGGGATACCTTAAGCATATCCTGTCTAGGCTCTTTCCATGCCTTCAGTGTAACATGCGCGATAGCAGCCTAGCTGTTCTACAAGACATGCTAATTGTATAGTAGCAATTTCACTTTAAAACTGCTtgctgggtctggctgggatggagttaactttcttcatagcagctggTGTGGTGCAGTGTTTGAGACTTGACTCAAACAGTGTTGGTAACGCAGCAATGGTTTTGCTGTTACTCAGCAGTGATTGATTGCAGAGAGTCAAGGGCTTCTGCTTCTCACTTGGGCCCCTGCCCCAGTGAGTGGACTGGGGGTGGCCAAGGGTgtgagaggggacacagctgggactcCTGACCCAAACTAACCAAAGAAAAATTCCACACAACCCTGACATGCTCAGCACCAAAGTGGGGGGGGGAGTCCTTCCAAAGTAGCTGTTGCTcagagactggctgggcatcatcCTGCTGGTAGGAGGTGGTAATTACCTTTGCATCACACTACTTTTTTaacccctttcttttccccttcttcactTAGTAAACTGTCTTTTATCTCGGTCCACAAACTTTCCTagcttttgcccttctgattctcttacctgtcctgctgtggggcagctgaGTGAGAAATTTGTGGGGGCCCACAAGGCTAGGTCATAGGCATGTTCAACTGCAACTTTAAGAAGGTCAGTGATCTGAAGTGAAACACTAGTTTTGGTCaattattccccccccccctttttttaatgctctgcTCCAGGTTTCATCTGTGTTCTCTAAGATTATTGAACTTCAGAGTACTGTTAAGTTTAGCAGTGTAAGCTCAGCTGTGCCTGTCAAGAAGAGTCTGTTTTGTAGGGAAAACCATTAACACTCCTTCAGGCTGTAGTGGTGATGGAGTTCGTGCTGGGAGCCATCGTAAATTGGATTGTTTGGTTACTAAATGATATGTCTCTGGAACCACTGGGCAAGCACTTACTGGCTGTAATTGGTGACTTTGTGTAGCATTGGTATGATTCAGCCTTATGGGCACAGGATGTGTGACCTGTGGCAGTCATCTCTAAGTGTCTTGGCAAGCTAGTTTGCTTAGCTATGAAATCCCTCAAACCCAAACCAGTGTGTTAGTGCAGTACCTAACCAGTTTCTACTGGTGAGCAGATGATTCAGCAGGGGCCAGTAGAGATCCATTGGAAATAAGAGGGGTAGACCTTCAGCACAAGTATGTAAGTAGTTTCATTCCAGCTGTAGCATATAGCAACGAGAAGTGAACGAGCTCATCAAAGTTCCTGTTTTCATGTGGAAACTAGCTTGCATTGAAGAATATATAAGCTATGATTAAGTGTATGTACAAAGATAACCTCTGAGTTAAATATAGACCAATACTTTCTTGTATGCAAGGAATTAAGCTacatctgatttaaaaaaaacaaaacccaaacctgacCTACTGATGATATAACTGAGTAACGGGGTTAACTTGCTTTACTGCCCCCTGCTTCTTAAAATGCTAGGGCTGCTTTAGGCAATGGAAGAGCTGGCTGGTGCCTCTGTTCTGTGAGCGTGTTTTACACCAGAAATCAAACCTCAGATGCATGTAAGAGCCATGCAGCCATATTTAACCAGAAGGAAGTTAAGCTACCTCAGAGAGACAATACCCTTAAGTCAAGATTCAGGGGTCACAAACTTCAGGGTCATTTTCCTCTGGTTTAGATCAGTAGGGCCCCCCTCGTGACAAAGGAGCACAGCTGTGCCCTGAATTTGTGTAAGACAGCATCAAGAAAACAGGTGTGACACTTTGTAGTTTACTATTGCTCAGGTAGCCCTGTGTGATTTTTCAGGGACATGGGGATAGCACTTGAGCTGCAAAATGAGCAGGAACAGAGTACAAAAATAGGATGGGCTAAGAGTTACACGGCAACTTTTAAACTCAGGCTGGTACTATAATGCTGAAAACCTAAGCCTTGTGAGCCAGGGACAAAATACAATAGGGTGGAGGTAAACAAGCACTGATAGGCACACTTAAAGCAACACACAAAAAGCTTTGAACACAATCCAGAAATCA contains the following coding sequences:
- the SDCBP gene encoding syntenin-1, producing the protein MSLYPSLEDLKVDKVIQAQTAFSSNPANPAILSEASAPIPHDGGLYPRLYPELSQYMGLSLSEEEVQRNLPVAAAAQPQGQLVTRPSTNYMVAPVTGNDTGIRRAEIKQGIREAILCKDQDGKIGLRLKSVDNGIFVQLVQANSPASLAGLRFGDQVLQINGENCAGWSSDKAHKVLKQASGERISMIIRDRPFERIITMHKDSTGHVGFIFKNGKITSIVKDSSAARNGLLTEHNICEINGQNVIGLKDPQIADILATAGNVVTITVMPSSIYEYIIKRMATSIMKSLMDHSVPEV